DNA sequence from the Cucumis melo cultivar AY chromosome 6, USDA_Cmelo_AY_1.0, whole genome shotgun sequence genome:
TCGAGGTGTAGATGGTTATTTCAAAACTACAAAGGTGTAAAACTTCCCCTAAACCCTAAGTCCTTTTAGTTTAGGGTTGCATGTTAATTAAATGCAATTATGGTATTTTTCGATTCTTTTATTCATTGTGCATGtctattttctttcaaaaatgAAATGTTAGTACAAGTTATCCTCTTTCTCGCCTAAGTGCAACCAGTGAAAGAGGTTTCCTGGTAAGTCGAAGTTCAAACACAGGTAACTAGCTTCCTAAATTAATCTATCTCGCATCACAACCTTGTGTGGTAAGTATATTGTTCCTAACTATTTACACTAATGGTGAAAATAAGAGTAGCAAGGTGAATATTGCGGTGAAATGCGATCAAACATGAATTCATTGCTTTGGTGTGGAAGTGAAGGAAAATTTAGTTAATCATATGTAAAACATAAGAGTTTAACACTTTAAGACGATACAAAGCATCTATTAACTTTAGAATTAAGGTGAGCAACCTCTCGGTGCTTATGTCATACTTGCTCCCCTCTCGGGATCCAAATACTTGAAGTTAATTTATGATTCGTATCTATTCTATTTGTTTGAAGTATAAGTAATTTGTTCTtattaaggcgagcaacctcttgGTGCCTTCACCACACATATCGTTCGTCTCTGAGATATATGCAAGAAACAAATTTGACGTACAATCTCCTTGCCTATGGTTAACAAAACACGAGTTATCAAGAGTCAAGTGATAACATGCGCTACTTTATCTTTTCACTTGAAGAAGATAAGGTATTAATGGTCGTATTTGGCTAAACAAGACTTATAATGCATTCAAGCAAAATCTCTAGTGTTAAAACAACTTACATTGTGCAAACAATTAACTAAGCATGCTATTAAGGGAAAGATAAAGAAATATGGGAGaatgatagaaagaaaacatCGATATTATAAATAAACCTTTAGGCCTCTCAACCATGGAGTTAATATTATAAATCAATGTTACAAAATACGCAAATGGAACATAGAAAAGTGAAGCAAGCTACAGAGTAATAGTGTTCACATACTCTTTGGCTCTGGGTTTTGCCTTTACATGTAGGAGAAATGGAAGAGGggaatctctctctctctctttcagaCTCTCACTTAACATAGATAAAGAATTAGAGGGAAAAAGCTCTTGCTCTCTACAACACAGTTTGCAAAAATTTGCACACGCCCAATGAAGAAGAAGCCTCTTATTTATAGACGAAAAGTGATGTGACAGGACGGTATAGGCAGCAGACAACATAAGCTATAATGCTTCGTCCCAAGCACCTCCTTTCTAGGCCTGAGATGATGGCGTGAATCCAATTGAGATCGCTCCTCTCCTGAATGACACCAACTGACCCTTCGACTTCTAACAATTATCGGAAAAAGCAAGCGGAAGCTAGAGACACAAAACTTAGAACATAACTTTATTGACAACTAAGATTCAAAGAAACAGACTTTAACTCTAACCTTTGAATAACTTGAATCAAATTTTCCTGACAGTAGTAAGCCTAGCACCCCGATCAACACAACCTGTACCTAGAAaatggaaaatattttaaagagtATGAGCTAAACAAGCCCCGTGAGTGATGAGTTTTCACAAACATTTCATAAACCTTCGTAAAGACAGTAACTTAATTCATAAATCCTTTGAAAACAATAACGTAAGCAATAACAAGAAACTTTCAATAACACTAAACCAAATCCTTGCTTTTCTTAAACATAAACAATAACAACACTTTGAACTTAATAAGCATTTAAGAAGTAGTAAGTCAAATCCTTGATATTTTATAAACCTTTTGTAACAATAAACAATGAACAATAACATGAATACCTTAACTTTATAAATAGTAACTTAAACCCTCATGTTTTCTACTCGAACCTCAAGTACCTACTCCTGTGAGGTGGTAGAGGTTACTCAATACCAGCTCGATATCTCAGAGATAACATCCTCAACCTATATTCCTGCGAGGTAGGCATCCCTAGCTCGATTTTGAAGATAAGTGTCACTACCTCTCCTTAGTGCCCCTTATCCTACCCCATTAAGGGCTGATTTGAAGATAACTTGGTTTCgagaaaacatttataaaaccaTAAGCTTCAAACCATTTAAGAGTTCATTTTGCATAAAACAAACCTTCTCCTTTAAAGATCCTTTTGCATAAAGCAAATCTTGACCTTTTAAAGATCCTTTTGCATAAAGCAAATGTTTACCTTTTAAAGATCCTTTTGCATAAAGCTATAAAGATCCAACTcattatactaagttgaggtcattattATCAAATCCAATTACAGTTTTATTTCAATCaatagagaaagagaaaaaccaAGTCTTAATAAAGACTTTCAATTACTCGTTATAACTCATAATTtggaaaaatagaaataaatatatACTAGAAAAATTTAGTCCTAGTTCGGGGCCTATctaacttttaaagaaaaataacattAAAATACTTCATAAGTTCGATAGATTCTAAATACTAAAGCCAAAATATTGAAAACATGGATGGCGTAAGcaatataaaattttttatgGCACGTCAAGAATACTTCTTGTTTGTCATTCACCAGCTTTTCTCTACCTTCAGCTTTTCTCTACCTTTACCTCttcctgaaaaattaaatatagaaagagtgagtagaAAGATATACTCAGTAAAGGACCCATTATTAGTCCTGCTAGGTGTCTATTAATTTTCCATTAGGGTCCCATAAGGAAGTACCCAAAACTATCGTGCTCCCAAACACACGCGATCTaatgatcccataggaacacgTCTAGTTTGTTGGTAAACTCGAAAGGAACACCTAAGGGAATCGAGTTTTAAGTGACCCCGTTGGACCACTCATAAAATATATCATGACAGACTGGTGGTCTTATTGAACTCACAGTCATAAATCTGTGAAAGGTGGTGATTCGGATAGACACCTATGTAGGTACAACCCTAATAGCCAAAGTTAATAGAACACCATAGTCCATAGCATATAGcaacatcataaacatcataaaaaTGGCATGAATACCAATCATAATGTCCTTaccatgtgattaatatatcatgcatcctAACATATCAGTCATCCATAACAGTCattaatatcagtcatcaacatcaatacattatacatcttagctacatcaatgcataatgaaaaatacaTGCAAGCtccttaattttattttcgaggtttagtagtagaatctcttacatGAGAGATTAGCTAACTAATAATCCCTAGATAGTAGTCAATTATCCAATGAACCAATTCTCCAAAGACCTAATCCTAAACAAAAATGGGAAAATTCAAATAACTTAATTACTATTAATTGTGTTAATCGACTATCATCTCAAAAACCCCTTCAAATCAACTTAGCCAAAGTTGAGGTCGAAACCAATTCAACCATGCTTGGGAAAATTTCCATAGCTTTCCATAGCTCCAATCCTCCAATTAAATTTAGTCAACGAATTTTTAtgcaaaattcaaatttaagtCTAACATTAATTTAGCTTAGTACCAATAACAATACTTGATGGGTAAATCAAAACACACCAAGAATATGATTACACGGCTCAAGTGGTTTACATGGCTTAAGGAAAAAGGAGGAATACCCATGGCTGATTAAGATAAAAGAGGAAGCATAAGCGGCTTGGCTTGGCAACAAGGGGATTTGGTGGGGACGCAAGGCTCATGAAGGCGGAGAGAACCGACTCGGGCTTGGACAGAGGACTTGGCTCAGATGATAGACACGCACGACTAGACCCACGATGTGCTCGCCGATTGGAACAAAAGCTGACGAAGAGGACATCGACGGTCGTTTTGACTTCAACGGAGACGAAGAGACAAACAACTCGAAATGGCTTGAACGATTTTGAACGCGTTTTAGGTACGACAACGAAGATTGGGTTCAGATTGGCTTCTTCGAAGTGGGGTCGAAGAATGACGAGCAAACCTGATGGGTGGACGACGCTGCTCGATGAAAGAAGGTGGACGACAATGTTGAGTGACGACTAGggttaaaaggaaaagaaggagAGTGgaaaagatgatgaatagttGTAGAGGCAAGTGGttctataataataataatactagtagtagtagtagtagtagtagtagtagtagtagtagtagtagtagtagtagtagtagtagtagtagtagtagtagtagtagtagtagtagtagtagtagtagtagtaggagtagtagtagtagtagtaggagtagtagtagtagtaggagtagtagtagtagtagtagtagtaggagtagtagtaggagtagtagtagtagtaggagTAGTAGGAGTAGTAGGAGTAGTAGGAGTAGTAGGAGTAGGAGGAGGAGCAGGAGGAGGAGCAGGAGGAGGAGGAGCAGGAGGAGGAGGAGCAGGAGGAGGAGGAGCAGGAGGAGGAGGagcaggaggaggaggaggagcagcaggaggaggaggagcagcaggaggaggaggaggaggaggaggaggaggaggaggaggaggaggaggaggaggaggaggaggaggaggaggagcaggaggaggaggaggaggaggaggaggaggaggaggaggaggaggaggaggaggaggagcaggaggaggaggaggaggaggaggaggagcagTAGGAGGAGCAgtaggaggaggaggaggaggaggaggaggaggagtaGGAGGAGCAGTAGGAGGAGCAgtaggaggaggaggaggaggagcagGAGGAGGagcaggaggaggaggaggagtaGGAGTAGGAGGAGTAGGAGTAGGAAGAGTAGTAGTAGGAGTAGTAGTAGGAGTAGTAGTAGGAGCAGTAGTAGGAGCAGTAGTAGGAGCAGTAGTAGGAGCAGTAGCAGTAGCAGTAGGAGTAGGAGTAGTAGTAGGAGCAGTAGTAGCAGTAGGAGCAGGAGCAGCAGCAGTAGCAGCAGCAGCAGTAGTAGCAGCAGCATAGCAGCCGCAGCAGTAGCAGCAGCAGCAGTAGCAGCAGCAGCAGTAGCAGCAGcgagcagcagcagcagcagcagtagCAGCAGCAGCAGTAGCAGCAGCAGCAGTAGCAGTAGCAGTAGGAGCAGCAGTAGGAGTAGTAGTAGCAGTAGCAGTAGCAGTAGCAGTAACAGTAGCAGTAGGAGTAGCAGTAGCAGtagtagtagcagtagtagtagtaggAGTAGTAGGAGGAGCAGCAGTAGCAGTAGCAGTAGCAGTAGGAGTAGCAGTAGGAGtagtagtagcagtagtagCAGTAGTAGGAGTAGTAGGAGGAGCAGGAGGAGTAGGAGCAGTAGGAGCAGGAGCAGGAGCAGGAGTCGTAGTAGTAGGAGTAGTAGTAGGAGTAGTAGTAGGAGTAGTAGTAGTAGGAGTAGTAGTAGGAGTAGGagcagtagtagtagtagcagtagtagtagtagcagtagtagtagtagtagcagtagtagtagtagtagcagtagtagtagtagtaggagTAGTAGTAGGAGTAGTAGGAGCAGCGGAGTCGTAGGAGCAGTAGTGGTAGGAGTAGTGGTAGGAGTAGTGGTAGGAGCAGTGGTAGGAGCAGTGGTAGGAGCAGTGGTAGGAGCAGTGGGAGGAGCAGGAGCAGGAGCAGGAGCAGGAGCAGGAGCAGGAGCAGGAGCAGGAGcaggagcagcagcagcagcaggaGCAGAGCAGCAGCAGCAGGAGGAGGAGCAGCAGGAGGAGGAGCAGCAGGAGCACTAGTAGCAGGAGCACTAGTAGCAGTAGCACTAGTAGCAGTAGTAGCACTAGTAGGAGCAGTAGCACTAGTAGTAGCAGTAGCACTAGCAGTAGCAGTAGCAGTAGCAGTAGCAGTAGCAGTAGCAGGAGCAGTAGCAGTAGCAGTAGCAGTAGCAGTAGCAGCAGCAGTAGCAGTAGCAGCAGCAGTAGCAGGAGCAGCAGCAGTAGCAGGAGCAGCAGCAGTAGCAGGAGCAGCAGCAGTAGCAGGAGCAGCAGCAGTAGCAGGAGTAGCAGTAGTAGGAGTAGCACTAGCAGTAGTAGTAGCAGTAATAACAATAGCAGTAATACCAATAGCAGTAATAACAATAGCAGTAATAACAATAGCAGTAATAACAATAGCAGTAATAACAATAGCAGTAATACCAATAGCAGTAATAACAATAGCAGTAATAACAATAGCAGTAATAACAATAGCAGTAATAACAATAGCAGTAATAACAATAGCAGTAATAACAATAGCAGTAATAACAATAGCAGTAATAACAATAGCAGTAATAACCATAGCAGTAATAACAATAGCAGTAATAACAATAGCAGTAATAACAATAGCAGTAATAACAATAGCAGTAATAACAATAGCAGTAATAACAATAGCAGTAATAACAATAGCAGTAATAACAATAGCAGTAATAACAATAGCAGTAATAACAATAGCAGTAATAACAATAGCAGTAATAACAATAGCAGTAATAACAATAGCAGTAATAACAATAGCAGTAATAACAATAGCAGTAATAACAATagcaacaacaataacaacaacaacaagaacaacaacaacaataacaacaacaacaataacaacaacaacaataacaacaacaacaataacaacaacaacaagaacaacaacaacaagaacaacaacaacaagaacaacaacaacaacagcaacaacaacaacaacaacaacaacaacaacaacagcaacaacaacaacagcaacaacaacaacagcaacaacaacaacagcaacaacaacaacagcaacaacaacaacagcaacaacaacaacagcaacaacaacaacagcaacaacaacaacagcaacaacaacaacagcaacaaaaacaacagcaacaacaacaacagcaacaataacaacagcaacaataacaacagcaacaataacaacagcaacaataacaacagcaacaagaacaacagcaacaataacaacagcaacaataacaacagcaacaacaacaacagcaacaacaacaacagcaacaacaacaacagcaacaacaacaacagcaacaacaacaacagcaacaacaacaacagcaacaacaacaacagcaacaacaacaacagcaacaacaacaacagcaacaacaacaacagcaacaacaacaacagcaacaataacaacagcaacaataacaacagcaacaataacaacagcaacaataacaacagcaacaataacaacagcaacaataacaacagcaacaataacaacagcaacaataacaacagcaacaataacaacagcaacaataacAATAGCAGTAATAACAATAGCAGTAATAACAATAGCAGTAATAACAATAGCAGTAATAACAATAGCAGTAATAACAATAGCAGTAATAACAATAGCAGTAATAACAATAGCAGTAATAACAATAGCAGTAATAACAATAGCAGTAATAACAATAGCAGTAATAACAATAGCAGTAATAACAATagcaacaacaataacaacaacaacaacaacagcaacaacaacaacagcaacaacaacaacagcaacaacaacaacagcaacaacaacaacagcaacaacaacaacagcaacaataacaacaccaacaataacaacaccaacaagaacaacaacaacaataacaacaacaacaataacaacaacaacaataacaacaacaacaataacaacaacaacaagaacaacaacaacaagaacaacaacaacaagaacaacaacaacaacagcaacaacaacaacaacaacaacaacaacaacaacagcaacaacaccaacagcaacaacaacaacagcaacaacaacaacagcaacaacaacaacagcaacaacaacaacagcaacaacaacaacagcaacaacaacaacagcaacaacaacaacagcaacaacaacaacagcaacaacaacaacagcaacaataacaacagcaacaataacaacagcaacaataacaacagcaacaataacaacagcaacaataacaacagcaacaataacaacagcaacaataacaacagcaacaataacaacagcaacaataacaacagcaacaataacaacagcaacaataacaacagcaacaataacaacagcaacaataacaacagcaacaataacaacagcaacaataacaacagcaacaataacaacagcaacaataacaacagcaacaataacaacagcaacaataacaacagcaacaataacaacagcaacaataacaacagcaacaataacaacagcaacaataacaacagcaacaataacaacagcaacaataacaacagcaacaataacaacagcaacaataacAACGGCAACAATAACAACGGCAACAATAACAACGGCAACAATAACAACGGCAACAATAACAACGGCAACAATAACAACGGCAACAATaacaacagcaacaataacaacaGCAACCATAACAACTGCAACAATaacaacagcaacaataacaacagcaacaataacaacagcaacaataacaacagcaacaataacaacagtaacaataacaacaataacaataacaacaataacaataacaacaataacaataacaacaataacaataacaacaataacaataacaacaataacaataacaagaacaaaaattcaaattttgtccTCTTTCCTAAAAAAATTCCTTCAAATCAACTTTTTCTCTTACCAGAAACATAAtttgttttcttaaataattatactatCCGTAATATAATGATTTTTCACttccaaaattaattaattatatatatatatatatatgtatataattaaCCAAAACTTCTTAAAATCCACCAGTTCTAAGTAAAACAAATAACATTCAACTCAAATCAATTCTTTAAcaccaaaaatttaaaatcttaATGAAATAAGACAAATAGGTTGAGAATAAACATCTTatattttggggcgttacaatgcAAACATTTTAACTTGCCTTTTTAAGAATACTTTTTGCAtaaataaacttttaaaagtatcTTTTTAAGAATCCTTATCTCTTTAGCTTCAAACATTTAATAGTAAATATGCATGAATAAATACATTGATGAAATCTCATACTTTTGAAATCATTTATAAACCAGATAGCTCAACATTCAGCTCAAACATTTATTTAAACAAAGGTCAAACATAATTTTAAACATTTACTTCAAACATAAGCTTTAAGAACATTAACTTGAAGAAAGCTTTGAGAACATTAACTTGAAGAAAGCTTTGAGAACATTAACTTGAAGAACATGCCTAGAAAacatttaataaatttgttttatCACTCACTCTTTTCGCTAGGTTTTTGGCTTAGTTCCACTTCTTTATTCTAACAATAACAAGGAAACTTAAGTTTAGAACCTTGGTTCAGCCATGATAAAATCTCTTTAACTTCATTCTTTATCCTTTTATCTTCTCAAAACATAGGCAACATTGACTAAGtgtgaatcataataatattactcatcagggctgtgCGCAACTCCCCAGACATAGGCAACATTgaccgaactgggttaccaaagtttcttgtgttattctcttctattgtccctctagctattacaacaattatttactttagaattaactaaaagttTGTCGGATTATCTCCCACTGTTTTTCCCttatcattgtctttcttcttttcctccttttcttttttttccaaaatgttttttggttcaagatcgtgtaccaaatatagaagatctgttttttttaaactgttcttttgttgtttaagaccgtgtactaaatataaatgatcttgaaaaaaacgttggatttaggtagccaaatctaaacaatcttgtaccaaaaaatctttaaaatattgtttagatttaggtatccaaatctaaatgattgtgtacaaaaataaatgatcatgtagctaaatctaaacgatcgtataccaaaagaatcttaaaaaatcgtgtaggcaaatctaaatgatcgtgtaccaaagaatcttgaaaaaaatcatttagatttgactacccaaatctaaacgatcgtgtaccaaatctaaatgatcgtgtaactaaaataaatgatcgtgtacaaagaattttgaaaaaaatcgtcttTGGCTACCAAATATATTACCCGCATTGTTGACGGTGTTATTGAcgggggcatttttggtattttccattgtgggtctgtgagcttttttttattttcaaaatcgttctatatagtataaataattTTCCCCTTTGGTATATTTTTAAAAGGCcctttatacatatatatatatatatatatatatatatatatatatatatagacggGGGATCTGTTgaaatttgtgtcctaaaacccgtactttgttatttgattcaagaaattttattattgaatgttataatcttaaaaccaataaattaagttcccgaggctattttactgagtttgtcaaatacacttgaactttatgtagagacataaatatggattaagttcgagttaatagcctaaatagtctatagtgtatgaataaggttgggcgccttattttggataaatactatggatgcggcccactccgtagttagtacaaatgatgtaatcctgaatcgttcatatagagacataggagtggggacatcttatgtaaatggtttacataagactggaaccacgaaatagtcacttttagttataacactgtAAACTATATACTGactattttatttatgatgacctaggtaacttgatcttaatcctgagctaactatgagcttctgttcatttggtagtatcctcagatctgcataggtgagggcagctcaacatcgctggcccaataagcctcccatttcaggggtaagaccgagtagatagctagggacatagggtgcaagatggaattcactcctaccaacttctgggatagtagataggttgtttccttaaggactgaatccaagtcttgaacaaggggccccaccttctcattggcccgagaaagattctggtttataggttggaccttaaaccaattgttcaatagtggatgagtgggtcttaaggaacaagatgtaatctcgggggtaaaacagtattttgacccagtcgagattacgaacaacctgtgaaggatcaacttactcatcatggttatatcaagtggacagaaatatatctagagtgaggggagtgcaactaagagtcttttcgtgtaccaaatatgaatctatattcatatttatgaaCGATCGTGGACAAAGAAGAAGtccagatctaaacgatcgtgtaccaaatatgaaagatcttggtacacacgatcttaaacaaaaatcgtttagattttagtacatgattgtttaagcTCTTTGTAtacaattgtgtaccaaatctaaacaatattaGTACAAGATGATCTTGTATCagatataaaagatcttggtacaTAATTGtgaaccaagatcgtttagattttatacatgatcatttaactcttcgtacacgatcttgtacaaaatctaaaagatattGGTACAGGATCTTGTAccaaaatataaatgatcttgGTACGCGATCGTGAACTAAGATCGCTTAGAttttatacacgattgtttagctcttgatgtaacaacccaacttttcAATCTAAGCTGAGGGTATTACTTACTACTAAGACACGATACTCAAGAGAATACTCAGTAAAAAGACCATTTAAGAATTCTTTTAAAACTACAAAATGTAATAAAAACATCttcgggccctatttcaaataaatttcaaaatttcaaaacataaCGTATAAAGTCTGATACAAAACAATGAAACAATTACTCTAACCAAAACTTAAACTTAAAATTCTTAAAATGAAAACAACAAAATCAATGAGCGGAAGCAATAAAACTAGACATCCCCCTATGACCTTCACGCATCATTCTTGCCCTTCGCCAGTCTGCCTCGTACGTTACCTTTACAtgaaaagttaaacataaaagggtGAGTACAAGATATACTCAATAAGAGACCCACTACATGTTCCGCTAAGGAAAACAACGGTTAGCTTCCTAATAAGGGATACCCTGCAACATATCAGTCTCATGATCCCGAGGGATacatatatcagtctagtggTCCCATCGGATCCACAAATCAGTCTAGTTGTCCCGTCGGATTCATATATTAGTCCAGTGGTCCCGTCAGATCCACTTATTAGTCTAGTGCTTCTGAAGGATGCACAACGTgggtgtaacgccccgaattttcgaggtaaacttttatcgttttgtgtaaatttttcggaaatttaaaattttggtgtaaattctcgaTTTCCTTTGAAGaaggtagaaaaagaaatttagggatatgattttccttaaatttaatatttgggtaaattgatataataataatataatattaattatattattattattatttattattattaattattcttcttattataatttaatattaatattattattataaattaataatattattattatctaatattaattttattattattatttaatatttttttattatttatattattattattattattattattttatttatttttatttaatatatatatatatataataataattttttttattattcaaacCCTAAAGAACGCGCGCGCGTCCCCCCCTCTTCATTcacttcgtcttcttcttcctcgcgCCGCCGCCGCTCATTTCCAGTGCTTTCTCCCTCTCCGTTCTTCACCCGACGACTGCTACCGGTCGTTTTTGCCTCTTCTCCTCCGTcgcgtctccgtctccgtcgtcAAGGTTTGTCAGCTTCAACatttcgtccgccgcggccccCGACCATTTCTGATCTCCTCTCGGGCTCACGACGCCAGCAACCGGCGTGCGCCCCTCCTTCGATCGTCCGCCGCGTTGAAGCCgggccggtcgtcgaacgcctccaagctgcgaatcatcccggtcgtcgaacgccgaaatcCGTCGCTCGTGGGTGCTTCGAtttcaagccgacccgacccgaatcgCGAATCCAAGCCGACCCGAATCGGAGACCGAGCTGAGCTGCGCCACAAGCCGTGCCACGAGCTGCGCCACGAGTCGAGCCACGAGCCAAATTAAGCCGaaaactgagccgagccgcgagtcgagtcaagccgaagatcgagtcgagccgcgagccgagtcaagctgagttgagccgcgagtcgagccgcgagcaagtcaagccgagttgagccgcgagccgagccgtgagccgagccaagccaagGGTGAGCCGCCTCGAGCCGAgggtaagccgagccgagccgagggtgagccaagccgagccgagccacctaagccatattttttctccctcacttc
Encoded proteins:
- the LOC127149723 gene encoding uncharacterized protein LOC127149723, whose protein sequence is MVITAIVITAIVITAIVITAIVITAIVITAIVITAIVITAIVITAIGITAIVITAIVITAIVITAIVITAIGITAIVITATTTASATPTTATPATAAAPATAAAPATAAAPATAAAPATAAATATAAATATATATATAPATATATATATATASATATTSATAPTSATTATSATATSAPATSAPAAPPPAAPPPAAALYAKGSLKGKHLLYAKGSLKGQDLLYAKGSLKEKVQVVLIGVLGLLLSGKFDSSYSKKSKGQLVSFRRGAISIGFTPSSQA